The Dethiosulfovibrio peptidovorans DSM 11002 nucleotide sequence TGAAAAGAGAGCCTGACATTTTCGTAGGTCTTGATCTCGGCACCTCAAAGGTGTCCGTCGTCGTGGCGGAAAGAGACGTCCGCTCCGACGAGGCCCAGATCATAGGGGTGGGGCAGGCTCCCTCCGCAGGGATAAGAAAAGGCATGATAGTCAACCTGGAACAGGCCGTTTTAGCCGTAAGAAGGGCTTTGAAGGAAGCTGAAACCATGGTCGGCTTCACTCTGGATGACGTCACGGTTGCTTTTAGCGGAGTAGAGGTCGACAGCGTGATGTCTCACGGTATGGTCTCTCTGGGAAGGACGCCTCGACAGATCGAGATAGACGACGTCGAGAGAGTCATTGAGACGGCACAAAGCGAGCTTTCCGTGTCATCCAACAGGAGCGTACTCCATACAATTCCAGTGAAATACTCTATAGACGGGAACTCCGGAATAGACGACCCTTTGGGAATGACGGGAATCCGTCTCGAGATAGAGCTACAGTCGGTAGTTGTGCCCACCACAGCGCTTCAAAACGTGGTCAATTGCGTGGAGAAAGCTGGCGCCCGAGTAAACGGACTGGTCGTAAAACCTCTTGTAGCGGCTCTAGGGGCCCTATCCTCAGAGGAGAGGACCGCTGGAGCGGTGGTGGTATCCATAGGCGGAGGAACTACCGGGGTAGCCATATTCGTGGATGGCCGTCCTATACGGCTCTCCGTAATTCCCATAGGAGGAGATCACATCACCAACGACCTCGCCTATGTGGCCAAGATCCCAATAAGCGTGGCGGAGGAATTGAAAAAACGCCTGTCTCTAGAGCCACCGGAAGAGGATGAGGAGTTCGAGGTAGTGATAAGAGGAAAGGCCAAGACCATGCCTATTGACGCCTTAGTAGAGGTCGTCTCCTGTCGATTGGAGGAGCTGTTCTCTCATCACGTGAAAGAGATCCTGGACGGCATGAACTACCATGCTTTCCCCTCGGGAATCATACTAACGGGAGGCGTGGCTTTAACGGAAGGGTTGGAGGGATTCGTCTCCGATGTCATGGAGTTGCCGGTGAGAGTCGGAGCCCCCATCGTATCCCATCAGATGCCTCCTGGGATGAGTTCATGTCAATATTCTTCCTTGGCGGGAATCGTTCGCTACCTTGTGGAGAGAGATCGGCACAGATATCGCTATATAGAAACCTCGGTAGGAGTTTTAAGAGGTGGAGGATACACTTCAAGAGAACCGTCGCCTAGACGTATGCCGAGCTTCGGAGAGGCAAGAGGGGTCTTCGATTCTATAAAGAGGGCCTTCAAAGATCTGTTTTAAAGAACCAGCCGCTGGGAGGTTGTGATATGGACATGAATGGTGTCTTTAAAGTCACCTCGGAGAGCAGTCCGCACAGAGAGGTAATTAAGGTCGTCGGTGTCGGAGGAGGCGGAGGCAACGCCCTCAACAACATTATCCGAAGCGGCGTAACCGGAGTAGAGTTTTTAGCAGTCAATACCGATATGGCATCTTTAAGTCTATCGGAAGCCCCAACCCGTCTGATATTAGGGAGGGAACTCACCAAAGGGCACGGAGCTGGAGCGGATCCTCAGATAGGTCACGGAGCCGCCAAGGAATCTTTCGACGAGCTCAAGGAGGTTCTGGTCGGTGCCGATATGGTCTTTTTGACCGCGGGTATGGGAGGAGGAACCGGAACCGGTGCCAGCCCGGTCATAGCGGAGATAGCCAGGGAAACCGGCTCTCTCGTAGTAGCGGTTGTGACGACACCTTTTTTCTGGGAGGGTAAAAGACGAAAGTCTCAGGCTGAGATGGGGATAAAGGCCCTTCAGGAAAAAGTCGATGCTCTGATAGTTATCGAAAACGATAAATTGATGGAGATCTCCGATAAAAACACCGTTCTGACCGATGCCTTCAGAATGGCCGACGACGTCCTTCGTCAGGCAGTTCAAGGGGTGACCGATCTGATCCTGAGGCCAGCACTTGTGAACGTCGACTTCGCCGATGTCCGATCGGTAATGCAGAACGCGGGATCAGCCATTATGGGCATAGGAGAGGGACGAGGCGACAACAGAGCAGTCATGGCAGCCCAGGCCGCGATAAACAGTCCTCTGATGTCAATTCCCATGACCGGAGCCAAGGGAGTTCTCTTCAATATAACCGGAGGGGCGGATGTTGGTATATTCGAAATTAACGAGGCCGCCGGGATCATAAACGAAGCCTCCGACGATGACGCCAATATTATATGGGGAAGCGCCATAGACGAGGAGATGGAGGACAGGATAAAGATAACGGTAATAGCTACAGGGTTCTCCGACTATGAACAGGCCAAATCCAAGGCAACTCCTTTTGGAAATATAAACGCGGGATCGGGATCCAAGTCCACGGCTCAGAGAAAAGAGAAGAAGACCTCCGGTATAAAATTAGAACCGACGGATCTGTCTCCCGAGGAAGATGGTCCGGACATGTTTGAGCTCCCAGGGCTCCCAAAAGACTCATACGATGTTCCGTCCTACATAAGAAAGGTGCGTAGGACCCGCGATAAAGATAAAGACAACGGAGGAAGGTAGACATCTAGCGGGGCCGAACCTCTATAGGTTTGTCCCGCTTTTTTAAGGGAATGGTGTTGTTATGGCTAGGAAGGTAAAACGGAAAAAGAGGAGCTTGTTGCCCTTTGGAGATCTTATGCTACCGATACTTGGTCTGGTGGCTTTGGGGTTTTTGGTCTTCGGGATAAAGATTTTTTTTCTGCCGGATAAAGACGATCCCTATGGGAAATACGTCCAGGAGGCCATTCCCGTCCCATCTCAGCCCCGAAAGATAGACGTCCCCATAAAAAAAGAAAGTCCTCTAAACGAGGACGAAGTCTCGGTAGAGGATGGTACTGTGATTGCCGTTCCCATAACCATGAAAGAGGCAGAGGACAAACAAAGAGAGACTTCTCATAAAAAAACCGCATCTCAACCGAAGCCTACGAGCACCTCTTCTAGAGCCTCTGCCAATGCTAAAAACTCCTCTTGGTATGTTCAAATCGGTGCCTTCAAACAACGATCGATGGCTAAGGCCTTGGCGTCTAAGGTCGGTTCCAAAGGCTACTCGGTTATAATAGGCGAGGGAATAGTGAGCGGGACAAAATATTACAGGGTTTGGATTCCCGGCGGGAACTCACGTAACGAGGCTACTGCCGTTGGGGAGAGGCTCAAAAAACTGGGATATCCTTATTTTGTGTTTCTCAGAAAGTAGGTGACGCTGTTGGGAATCTACAATGTGAAGAAGCTGGTGGTGGTCACAGGACTATCCGGCAGCGGTAAATCCAGTACCCTCAATATCCTGGAAGACCAAGGCTTATTTGCCGTGGATAACATCCCTGCAGCACTTCTTCCTCAGCTTCTGGAACTTTTGGGAACTCATGATTCTGCCGTCGTAAACGGCGTGGTCGTAGTTGTAGACGTGAGAGGAAAAGACCTAGATCGATTCGAGACGATCTCCAGAGAACTCAGGGCTGGGGTAGAGGATTTTTCCGTAGTCTTTCTGGACGCCACCGACGAGGTTCTCGTACAGAGATTCAACACCACCAGACGGAGCCATCCTCTGGGAGATGGCGTGACTATACTAGAGGGGATAAAAAGGGAAAGAGACCTTCTCGCATCCATAAGGCAGGAGGCGGATATCATCGTAGACACCTCCAATCTTGATATAAGATCGTTTAGACCAGCACTTTTAAAAGCTCTGGGATCGCCGGATCCTCAGCTCACGGTCCTTTTTTCCTCGTTTGGGTTTAAACACGGAATACCGAACGACAGCGACTACGTCATGGACGTCAGGTTCTTACCTAATCCCTACTACGTTCCCAGCCTTAGAGATCTTACAGGCACGGACGAACCGGTAAAACAGTATATAAAGGAACAATTCCCGGACTGGGAAGCTTTTTTAGACAAGACCGTCGATTTTTTCGAGTTTTTACTTCCTCAATATGGTAGGGTGGGAAAGAGCTCAATGCACATAGCTATAGGATGCACCGGAGGACGACACAGGTCCGTAGCCATGGTCGAATGGCTCGAGTCAATTTTCGAGGAACAGGGGTATCGTGTGACCCATTTCCATAGAGATATAGATAAACATTGAGTTTCTTTACGATATCACGATACACTCCAGGGAGGAGATGACTCTATGAGGCATCTATGGCCCTTTTTATGGGGACTTTCGGTAGGTGTTATCGCTGGAGCACTCTTTAAGAGGAGAAGGACAGGATTCCGATCGTCCCCTCCGACGAAAGATTCCGGTGTCTCCTTTCGTCTTTCATCTGGACCTTATGTCGTGGCTGTAGGCGGAGGTACCGGCCTATCCGCCTTTCTGATGGGATTGAAAGGATTCACGAAAAATATAACAGCGGTCGTAACCGTTACCGATGAAGGTGGTAGCTCGGGACGTATCACCAGGGACTGGGGAGTCCTTCCCCCCGGAGATATCCGAAACTGCATCGTGGCCTTGAGCGAAAACGACGATGTATTGAGATCCTTTATGGACTTTCGCTTCGACAAAGGAGATCTAGCAGGACATAGTCTGGGAAATCTCATGTTGTTGGCCTCGGCCGAGATGACAGGAGACTTTAAGCTGGCGGTGGAGAGGATCAATCAACTTCTAGCGATAAGAGGCCGCGTCCTTCCGGTCTCCACTGAAAACATCGTTCTTCGGGGAAAGACAAGCGGCGGGAAGCAAATCAAAGGAGAGCTCGAGATTTCAAATTTCGGCACGGACCTGGACGAGATATGGCTGGAACCGTCGGACGCAAAGCCGATCAAAGAGGTCATAGCCGCTGTAGACACGGCGGATCTTATCGTATTAGGCCCCGGAAGTCTCTTCACAAGCGTGATCCCCAACCTTCTCATAAGAAACTTTAGAGAAAGGATAAAAAAGGGATTGGCTCCCACCGTATATGTGGCCAATATAATGACACAGCCCAGAGAGACCGAGGGAATGTCGGTGACGGGACATCTAAATTGGATAGAGAAAGTCCTAGGGAAACTCCCTGACTACGTCATAGTGAACGATCAGGAGGTTCCGAGGGGACTGTTGGAACGATATAAAGCAGAAGGTGCGGAACCTCTCTACCTGAACGACGACGAAGAGGTCGAACTTTACGAAAAAGGCTGCAAGGTCCTGCGGGGGTCTTTTCTAAGGTTAGATCAAGTAAAGGGAGAACCGGTCATAAGGCATGACGGAGGACGTCTATCGGAGGCCATTTTCTCCTTGATACAGAAGAAGGACGGTGGCACTTTCTAAGTGGACTCTCTAAGCAGTGAGATATGGGATGAATGGATATCGTCCCATATTCCGGATCGGATATCGGCAGACTCGGAAATAGCGGGTACCTTTTCCTGTATGAGACGCAAGATAACGAAAGCAGATAGGGTGATTCTATCCTCCAGAAGACTGTGGGTTTTCCATCGCATGAGACGTTTGTGGAAGAAAACCTCCTGGGGTGGCGATTTTGACCTGGGAAAAATGTTGCACGTTCCAGAAAGACACAGAGGGACCGTGCAATTGGAGATGCCCATAGACCTATTCAGAGCTATTCAGTCGAAAGAGCTTAGCGGCTCCTTCATCCGCTGGGCCTGGATCAGAGGTATATTCGGTGCCGTAGGTTCAGTTTTTTTCCCTAAACGAGGATATTACTTTCTATTCCGAGTCCCTTACGACGAAATACTCGCGGGTCTAAAGGATCATCTTCAGAAAAACGACCTCTCCGTCTCATATCGGAGGGGATCTGGTTGTGTCGAAGCCATGGTGAGAGGTCAAAACGACATTGTAGATCTAATGATAGGCATGGGATTATCCGATGCGGCTTTGAAGATGGAGGAAAAGGCCATCGTCAGATCCATGAGGGATAGGGCCAATCGTCTGGTAAATTGCGATGCCTCCAATATAAGAAAGACCGTCGATGCCGCTAGACGTCAGATAGCCCTTGCGACATTCCTTAAGGAAAACGGCCATGAAGATGAGCTACCTCCCGATCTGGCCGAACTTATCGACCTGAGAATCGCCAATCCAAGCGCCAGCCTGAACGAACTGGGATCTGCAATGAACTCTCCCGTAAGCAAGAGTACCGTAACTTATCGATGGAAAAAGATCATGTCCATCGCCGAGACCTACGGTTTTAGCTACGATAATTAAAAACTTGAAAGGAGCGTCATACGCCATGTCTAAGGTGAAAGTCGCAATTAACGGTTTTGGTAGAATAGGAAGATTGGTACTGAGAGCCCTTCATGAGTACGACCAGGAGGGGCTGATAGACATAGTGGCGACAAACAGTCGCTCGACCTCGGAGCAGAGAGCCTATCTTTTCAAGTACGATTCGGTCCATCGCAGATATCAGGGCAAGGTCGACTACGACGACGAAAATATCTTCGTGGATGACAAGGCCATAGCCACCCTTCGACATTCGACCCCGGACCAATTCAACTGGGGCGACCTTGGAGTGGATATCGTAATCGAGGCATCGGGGATATACAAGGATACGGAAAAAGCCCAAGCTCACCTCGACGCAGGGGCTAAGAAGGTAGTAATCACGGCACCTGGCAGCGGAGAAGGGCTGGGAACCTTCGTGATGGGAGTCAACGAGGAGTCCTACGATCCTGCGACACATCACATCGTCTCCAACGCTTCCTGCACGACCAACTGTCTTGCCCCTGTGGCGAAGATACTGAACGACGAGTTCAACATCGTAAAAGGGGTTATGACCACCGTTCACGCCTATACAGGAGATCAGAAGACGGTCGACTCGTCTCATAAGAAATTCCATAGAGGAAGAGCCGCCGCCGTCTCCATGGTCCCTACTTCCACCGGAGCAGCCAAGGCTGTAGGCTTGGTAATACCGGAACTCAAGGGCAAACTGAACGGAATGGCTCTGAGGGTCCCTACTCCTAACGTCTCCGTAGTCGACCTCGTCGTCGAGCTTCCAAAATCGGTGACAGCAGAGGAAATCAACTCTACGATCAAAAAATATTCCGAGGAATCCATGTCCAGATATCTGGGATACGAGACGGACGACTGCGTGTCCATGGACTTCGTCCATGACAGTCGATCCTCTATTTTCGCCCCGAACCACACTATGGCTATAGACAACATGGTCAAGGTGCTGTCTTGGTACGATAACGAATGGGGCTATTCGTGCCGTTGTCTGGACCTGGTCAATCACATGATCAGGAAGGGGCTGTAGGACTTGAACCTAAGGACTCCCGACTACGGTTCTCTTAGAGGCAAGAAAGTCCTGGTGAGGGTGGACTTCAACGTTCCGTTAAAAAACGGTCTCGTATCGGACGATACAAGGATAAGGGCCCACCTGCCGACATTGAAGGCCTTGAGGGACGCTGGAGCTATCGTAGCTTTGGCCTCCCATCTAGGTCGTCCGAAAGGCAAAATAAATCCGGAGTTCAGCCTGAAGACGGTACTGCCGGCAGCGGAAAAGCTGCTCGGCCCCATAGAGTTCGTCGAGGACTGCGTCGGTCCCAAAGTGGAGAAGGCCCTGAGAAATTCGACGGGGAAGATCCTACTGTTGGAGAACACCAGATTCCACGAGGAAGAAGAGGCCAACGACCCCGACTTTTCCCGTTCCATGGCGGCTCCTTTCGAGGTATTCCTGTTGGATGCCTTCAGTGCATCTCACAGAGCTCATGCTTCCACCGTAGGAGTTCAGGAACACCTCAATTCCTACGCTGGTTACCTTTTGGACGAGGAAATATCCGCATTGTCAAAGGTGAGAGACCATTCCGAACCTCCTTTCGTGCTCGTATTGGGAGGAGCGAAGGTATCGGATAAGATAGGGGTCATAGATAACCTCATGTCCAAGGTGTCCTCCATAGTGATAGGAGGGGGCATGGCCTTCACGTTCCTCAAGGCAAAAGGTGGTACGGTGGGCAGATCCCTTCTCGACGAGGGACACCTTGATTTTGCCGCTTCCATGCTGGAGAAGGCGGAAAAATCGGGCGTGACGGTGGAGCTACCTGTCGACGTCGTAGCGGCTACATCTATAGAGGATCTATCGAGTCTTACTTCCTGTCCCGCCGACGAAATTCCCGACGATTTGATGGGGTTGGATATAGGCCCCGAATCCGTAAAGGCTTTTTCTAAAATCATCGAAGGTGCAAAGACAATACTCTGGAACGGACCGTCCGGGGTTTTCGAAGTCGAGACTTTCTCCAAGGGAACCAAGGGTCTATGCTACGCCGTGGCCAAAGCCACATCGCAAGGGGCTTTCTCCGTAGTAGGTGGAGGAGACACTGCCTCGGCGGTATCCTTGATGGGATATAGGTCGAAGGTCTCCCATGTGTCCACCGGAGGAGGAGCCAGCCTCGAGTTCTGCGAGGGCAAAGTCCTTCCTGGCATAGCTCCTCTTCTGCTCGATTAAGGCGGTAGGAGCCATGAAAAACTATCTTTTCGGAAACTGGAAGATGAACATGAACGGGGCTGAGATAGACCGTTTTTTTAAAGATCTATCCTCCGGTTTTCCTGAAAAATCGGAAACGGTAATGGCTATATTTCCTCCATTCGTCTATCTGGAGAGAGCCGTCAAACTTGCTAAATCCATGGGCGTTGCGGACAAGCTCTCCATAGGGGTTCAGAACGTTCACGAGGCTGACAAGGGGGCCTATACGGGCGAGATATCGGTGAAAATGGCCCTGGACTGTGGAGCAGAATACAGCTTGATCGGTCATAGCGAGAGACGTCATGTCTTTGGAGAATCGGAAGAACGTATAGCGGCCAAGGTGAACGCCTGTTGTAGCCGAGGCCTGAAGACCGTTTTATGCGTAGGAGAGACGCTGGAGGAGCGGGATAGGGGAGTTACCTGGGAGACGATCGAGAGGCAGTTGAAATCCGGACTCTCCGGAGATAAAATCCCGTCCGATTCTATCGTAGTGGCCTACGAGCCCGTATGGGCTATAGGGACGGGACGTTCTGCCTCTCCTGAGGACGCCCAGGAAGTATGCGGGGCCATAAGAAAATGGCTCTCAGGTCGCTTTCCCGGTGCCACAATTCCCATCCTATACGGAGGAAGCGTAAAACCGGATAATTCGGAAAGTCTGTTCTCTATGACCGACATAGACGGCGGACTCGTAGGAGGAGCTTCCTTAGATCCTGGATCTTTCCTGAATATGGTTCGATAAAAGAGACAAAGATAGATAACGTAAAATATCTTTCGCACATTTACTTGAGGAAAAACTTGGCAGTAGCCCCCACAAGGGTTATGTTTTAGGTGACAAAGCCAAAAACATATTGTCCCGAGGGAGGGCTACCGCAAATGTACGATACCACAGATAACACCGGGAAGACAAAGGGTGATTCCAAGATCATAAGGATCGACGAACAGGAGATCCGTTCCCATCTGGATCGGATAGTGAAGGGAACCGTAGAGGATACCCTGAACTCGTTGCTGGATGCCGAGGCGGACGCAATCTGCCAGGCCGGTCGTTACGAACGTACCCCGGACCGTCTGGACACCCGTGCCGGCTATTACAGCAGGAAGCTTCAGACCAAAGCCGGTGAGGTGCAGCTGAAGGTTCCGAAGCTCCGTAAACTCCCCTTCGAGACTGCGATCATCGAACGTTACCGTCGCCGTGAAAGCTCGGTGGAAGAGGCCCTGGTGGAGATGTACCTGGCCGGAGTCTCGGTCCGCAGGGTCGAGGACATCACCGAGGCCCTCTGGGGAACCCGGATAAGCCCATCTACCGTAAGCGATCTAAACAAGAAGATCTACGGCAGAATCGACGAGTGGAGAAACCGTCCTATCAGG carries:
- the ftsA gene encoding cell division protein FtsA; this encodes MKREPDIFVGLDLGTSKVSVVVAERDVRSDEAQIIGVGQAPSAGIRKGMIVNLEQAVLAVRRALKEAETMVGFTLDDVTVAFSGVEVDSVMSHGMVSLGRTPRQIEIDDVERVIETAQSELSVSSNRSVLHTIPVKYSIDGNSGIDDPLGMTGIRLEIELQSVVVPTTALQNVVNCVEKAGARVNGLVVKPLVAALGALSSEERTAGAVVVSIGGGTTGVAIFVDGRPIRLSVIPIGGDHITNDLAYVAKIPISVAEELKKRLSLEPPEEDEEFEVVIRGKAKTMPIDALVEVVSCRLEELFSHHVKEILDGMNYHAFPSGIILTGGVALTEGLEGFVSDVMELPVRVGAPIVSHQMPPGMSSCQYSSLAGIVRYLVERDRHRYRYIETSVGVLRGGGYTSREPSPRRMPSFGEARGVFDSIKRAFKDLF
- the ftsZ gene encoding cell division protein FtsZ, with amino-acid sequence MDMNGVFKVTSESSPHREVIKVVGVGGGGGNALNNIIRSGVTGVEFLAVNTDMASLSLSEAPTRLILGRELTKGHGAGADPQIGHGAAKESFDELKEVLVGADMVFLTAGMGGGTGTGASPVIAEIARETGSLVVAVVTTPFFWEGKRRKSQAEMGIKALQEKVDALIVIENDKLMEISDKNTVLTDAFRMADDVLRQAVQGVTDLILRPALVNVDFADVRSVMQNAGSAIMGIGEGRGDNRAVMAAQAAINSPLMSIPMTGAKGVLFNITGGADVGIFEINEAAGIINEASDDDANIIWGSAIDEEMEDRIKITVIATGFSDYEQAKSKATPFGNINAGSGSKSTAQRKEKKTSGIKLEPTDLSPEEDGPDMFELPGLPKDSYDVPSYIRKVRRTRDKDKDNGGR
- a CDS encoding SPOR domain-containing protein, whose amino-acid sequence is MLPILGLVALGFLVFGIKIFFLPDKDDPYGKYVQEAIPVPSQPRKIDVPIKKESPLNEDEVSVEDGTVIAVPITMKEAEDKQRETSHKKTASQPKPTSTSSRASANAKNSSWYVQIGAFKQRSMAKALASKVGSKGYSVIIGEGIVSGTKYYRVWIPGGNSRNEATAVGERLKKLGYPYFVFLRK
- the rapZ gene encoding RNase adapter RapZ, with amino-acid sequence MTLLGIYNVKKLVVVTGLSGSGKSSTLNILEDQGLFAVDNIPAALLPQLLELLGTHDSAVVNGVVVVVDVRGKDLDRFETISRELRAGVEDFSVVFLDATDEVLVQRFNTTRRSHPLGDGVTILEGIKRERDLLASIRQEADIIVDTSNLDIRSFRPALLKALGSPDPQLTVLFSSFGFKHGIPNDSDYVMDVRFLPNPYYVPSLRDLTGTDEPVKQYIKEQFPDWEAFLDKTVDFFEFLLPQYGRVGKSSMHIAIGCTGGRHRSVAMVEWLESIFEEQGYRVTHFHRDIDKH
- a CDS encoding gluconeogenesis factor YvcK family protein, with product MAVGGGTGLSAFLMGLKGFTKNITAVVTVTDEGGSSGRITRDWGVLPPGDIRNCIVALSENDDVLRSFMDFRFDKGDLAGHSLGNLMLLASAEMTGDFKLAVERINQLLAIRGRVLPVSTENIVLRGKTSGGKQIKGELEISNFGTDLDEIWLEPSDAKPIKEVIAAVDTADLIVLGPGSLFTSVIPNLLIRNFRERIKKGLAPTVYVANIMTQPRETEGMSVTGHLNWIEKVLGKLPDYVIVNDQEVPRGLLERYKAEGAEPLYLNDDEEVELYEKGCKVLRGSFLRLDQVKGEPVIRHDGGRLSEAIFSLIQKKDGGTF
- the whiA gene encoding DNA-binding protein WhiA; translated protein: MRRKITKADRVILSSRRLWVFHRMRRLWKKTSWGGDFDLGKMLHVPERHRGTVQLEMPIDLFRAIQSKELSGSFIRWAWIRGIFGAVGSVFFPKRGYYFLFRVPYDEILAGLKDHLQKNDLSVSYRRGSGCVEAMVRGQNDIVDLMIGMGLSDAALKMEEKAIVRSMRDRANRLVNCDASNIRKTVDAARRQIALATFLKENGHEDELPPDLAELIDLRIANPSASLNELGSAMNSPVSKSTVTYRWKKIMSIAETYGFSYDN
- the gap gene encoding type I glyceraldehyde-3-phosphate dehydrogenase, producing the protein MSKVKVAINGFGRIGRLVLRALHEYDQEGLIDIVATNSRSTSEQRAYLFKYDSVHRRYQGKVDYDDENIFVDDKAIATLRHSTPDQFNWGDLGVDIVIEASGIYKDTEKAQAHLDAGAKKVVITAPGSGEGLGTFVMGVNEESYDPATHHIVSNASCTTNCLAPVAKILNDEFNIVKGVMTTVHAYTGDQKTVDSSHKKFHRGRAAAVSMVPTSTGAAKAVGLVIPELKGKLNGMALRVPTPNVSVVDLVVELPKSVTAEEINSTIKKYSEESMSRYLGYETDDCVSMDFVHDSRSSIFAPNHTMAIDNMVKVLSWYDNEWGYSCRCLDLVNHMIRKGL
- a CDS encoding phosphoglycerate kinase; translation: MNLRTPDYGSLRGKKVLVRVDFNVPLKNGLVSDDTRIRAHLPTLKALRDAGAIVALASHLGRPKGKINPEFSLKTVLPAAEKLLGPIEFVEDCVGPKVEKALRNSTGKILLLENTRFHEEEEANDPDFSRSMAAPFEVFLLDAFSASHRAHASTVGVQEHLNSYAGYLLDEEISALSKVRDHSEPPFVLVLGGAKVSDKIGVIDNLMSKVSSIVIGGGMAFTFLKAKGGTVGRSLLDEGHLDFAASMLEKAEKSGVTVELPVDVVAATSIEDLSSLTSCPADEIPDDLMGLDIGPESVKAFSKIIEGAKTILWNGPSGVFEVETFSKGTKGLCYAVAKATSQGAFSVVGGGDTASAVSLMGYRSKVSHVSTGGGASLEFCEGKVLPGIAPLLLD
- the tpiA gene encoding triose-phosphate isomerase encodes the protein MKNYLFGNWKMNMNGAEIDRFFKDLSSGFPEKSETVMAIFPPFVYLERAVKLAKSMGVADKLSIGVQNVHEADKGAYTGEISVKMALDCGAEYSLIGHSERRHVFGESEERIAAKVNACCSRGLKTVLCVGETLEERDRGVTWETIERQLKSGLSGDKIPSDSIVVAYEPVWAIGTGRSASPEDAQEVCGAIRKWLSGRFPGATIPILYGGSVKPDNSESLFSMTDIDGGLVGGASLDPGSFLNMVR